The Tachysurus vachellii isolate PV-2020 chromosome 25, HZAU_Pvac_v1, whole genome shotgun sequence genomic sequence CAGGAGCTGCCAGGAAGCGGAGAACCTGGACCCTCAGAGCCCTCGCTGGAGCTGCCTGATGATCCATCGGCCTGATCCCGTTCCAGCTGAGAGGAATGTGTGGTTTTCTTGTTTCCTTGAGCCTTGTCTAGGCCAAGGGAATCACAATTGGCTTTGGAGCACATGCTCAGGTATTCTGTGGTTCCTTCATCCTCCTGAGATGTGATCTCGTACAGGGGGCGGTTGCTATGGTACGGTGGTGTTAGTGTCTCCTGGGGATGGACAGAGGAATAGTTatgaaaaacttttattttagcaAGATTGTTTCAGAATTACTAACAATGACGTGTGCTGAACTACTGAacatagttaaaaaaatatctgttctttctttctttctttctttctttctttctttcttactttctttctttctttctttctgttcatcCCGATCTAAATAGATACATCAATTAAACCTAAAAAATGTGGTGAAGCTTTCTATAACATCACGATATCTTGTGTCATGGACATTCCATCACAATTAATGACACTAGAAATggataattcattcattcattttctacctcttatccgaactacctcgggtcacggggagcctgtgcctatctcaggcgtcatcgggcatcaaagcaggatacaccctggacggagtgccaacccatcgcagggcacacacactctctcattcactcacacaatcacacactacagacaattttccagagatgccaatcaacctaccatgcatgtctttggacagggggaggaaaccggagtaccccgaggaaacccccgaggcacggggagaacatgcaaactccacacacacaaggcggaggcgggaatcgaaccccgaccgaACGGCGAACGTGCTCTTGTGTCCCTTAAATGCATTCTGGACAACAGTGTGCTTTTTAATGTTGAGGCAATAGTTTGAGGAAGGAGCACACATGAGTGTGATGGGTCAAGGGTTTATGCCAGTTTCCTTCTCTTTTATGGAGAACCtttaaaaatgtgtgatttACCAATCAGATAGCTCGGACCTAAAGAGACACCGTTAGCTTCTGCCTATTAAATGATTAATCAACTGATAGACATTGTACAAAAATCTGAGCCGTGATTTTTGCTTCTTGTTTACTTACTTGTTGGATTCTGCTCTGTTTAATATTCTGGACACAGGTTCGTAGAttaactgtgaaaaaaaaaacaaaaaaaaacaaacatcagcaccagcacagaaagaaaatgtaaaataaaagcgTTTCTCAACCCATCATACCTGAGAGGATGTTAATTTTTTCCTTGTAGCAGGAAAGAATCACTGCAAATATGATGATTATGGCACAGGGTATTGCCACAATGACCCACGATGTTGAAGGCTCTAGAGAGCGGATGCAGAAAATATAGATGAAAACCTGCATATATCTCATTTCCTTACTGCTGCATTAAACAAACATGGAAGATCACGTACCAAAAGGCGGCCCACACACCACATCTGCTTCAGCGCTGCCCGGCTTTTCCTCAGTCTTGCTAATGGCTTTACAACTGAAAACAGATCAGACTTATCAGCACAGGAGCCTTCAGCAAAAACTgccacttcttttttttatcagtcttGATCGTTCCACATACGGTTACCACAAAAATGGTCGACTAAGGAAAATAAGCTCTTTCCAAGGGAAGTGGTGGAGAAATTAGTCATACTACCGCAGTGTGGTAAGACTGCGGGGGCTTTTAAAGCGCCTGTGACCTGAGAGCACCGCCAGAAAAACAGCACTCGTGAGAATGAGAGCTGCAACTGCACAaatgaaacttgtgtgtgtgtgtgtgtattattctgtgtgtgtttgtgtctgaaaaacatcattttaaagCACAGGCTACTGACTGCGGTTAATTCGAACACCTCCGATGGCTCGACGCGTTACTCACTCTGTCCATTTCTTGCATGCTTCTGCTGAGTTGGAATCAGAGAAATATCCATAGTCGCATTCCTTACATGACTGTTTGCCAGGTTCTTAAATTACAAAGCAGAGAAAAATAACAAAGCAGAAAAACATTAATGTACTTTTTAAGACACACCATCATGGTTTAACCACATAAACTGAGAGCATGTTGTTCATCTTAAAGCACATTTTCAGTAAGTaccataaaaaaatgaataactgCAGGAATACTAATGGGAATGGAATGTAGTTACAAAAATGATGAGCTTGACATGCAGTAGGACCGGACACAATATCTACTACTTTAGGATTGTCCACCTTTACCAGTAACACCACAGTTTGTAAATACACGCTACTAGACTAGAAAAGGTTACTTTAACAGTTAGCATCTTCCTAAAACTTAGGGATGTGGGAGCTCAGTgattaaggcgttggactactgatcagaaggtcataagtttgaatcccaggttcaccaagctgccactgcagggcccctgagcaaggcccttaaccctcaattgtataaaacataagtcactctggataaggttgtctgccaaatgtaaaatgtttctgttcatttccttAGCAGCAGCTTTGATAGTAGTTTTGGCCACAAggttgatatatatatatatatatatatatatatatatatatatatatatatatgtgcaggTTCTAATACATGATCATTAGACAACAACTTTACACCGGAACTTCTAAACTCGACGCACtacaaaaacagattttaaaaagtgttaaatTGTTCATTTGGTTCAGTTTATTTCACCTTTTTGGAAGACGCAAAGGTAAACACTTTGTCACTGTTAGAGAAAATGCTAGAAGTTTTTCATCATGGTAAAATGTTCATGATGGACGactttgtgtgtgagaaaataagGCTGTGTGTGCAGCTTGTATAGACAATACACAGTATTACATAGAActacaaatatataaagtaaaaagaataaagaatgaattgaaagatagaaagaaagaaagagatattGATGGACTTGGAAAATTGCTGtgatataagaaaaataaaactcgTCATGATGTGCTGTTATTATCGTTGTATTGTACTGTTACGATCTCATAACAGTGTTTCCTCCCTTAATAACTGCATATGTTCTGCGATACGTGTCGATTAGCATGTTGTACGAACAAGCTTTAGATCTAATCTAACTGAAATCTGTATAATTAAAGGATAGAGTTGATTTAACCTTAAAACACGTGTCATATTTTTATCACCACtgattaaatgtataaaatcatcCAAACGAACGATATCGCACGCCATCAGTACGACAAAATATCAACATCTGTACACTATGGTAACGTCTCCTATTTTGTGTCAAACCACAAACCACAGCAGGCCACCAATTCACTGAGTTTGTAATTATGAGTCATTTATTTTGAGTCACATCGATCCTTTTAGTGCTGGAAAAGAACCAAAATCAGCGCTAGTAGTTTGTGGAGTAGTTCAAGGTACTCATTTGTCAGTGTATCAAGAAAAGTAACTAATAACATTTGAGTTGGATGCAATGTGCTGTAGCTCATAAGGTCTTACCCCCTGCGAGTCCTTGGCCTGGAGGACAGGGTTTGATTTTATCACAGAACTCGCAGTAGGTGGTGGTACACTGGAAGCCGTCTCTACACCGACAGGATTCAAGCTCAGTGTTGCTACTGGGAGTGGGACGAAAAAATCCTTTCCCTgtcacagagggagagagagagagagagagagagagagagagagagagagagagagagagagagagagagagagagagagagagagagagagagagagagagagagagagagagagagagagagagagagagagagagagagagagagagaaagagagagaaagcgagagaaagagagagagagagagaggcagagaaagagagagagagagagagagagagagagaaagagagacagagagcgagagagagagagcgagagagagagagagagagagagagagagagagagagagctctatTATGGCTTTATTTTACTGTTCCCACTAGTAAaataaagtattggcaccccattcattaatatttagtGAAGCCTCTAATGGAGGATTTTTTGGAGGGTAACTTTTGTCACAGTTTTTTAACAAAGACGGAGTTTGATCTGGACGTTCTTTATAGTTTAAGGTTTGCACCTAGTTTTCAGTGGGGTACAAACCCCAAAAACCATTGCTTTGTCAAATGATATCTGAGGTCATCTAGGTGAAAGTTTTTATCTAGTTTCAAGTCATAACCTCCTGGCAGAAGTAACCAAGATGAAGTCTCTTCTCAAAAGCCACTAAACTGGGAGGGAAAAAACCTAAAGCATCAGTGTTCCACTATAATATGCGTGATGGTTTGCATTTACAAAAGGTGTTTTTTAGTGACTCACGTGTAACTTTTCCATTCTGATTgttctgatttttaaaaaatcggTGTCCTTGCCGTAACCTCATATTTACACTCTGTCCACTTGTTCATAAGGTTTCTGAAATCTATGagaattttttatattgttatgtcaacttattgtgtataatgtgtatgtgtgtgtggggggggggtgttggagGCTAATTTTAGTAAAGGGTGGCAATAATTATGGAGCTGATATAGTTTTAAGCCAATGGAATAATGAAGATGAATGTCTGACCTTCATCACAGAACTTCTGTGGAAGACACGCCTCCTCGGTGTTATATTGTGACTGGTACTCGTTCTTCCCACACGGCCGACACTTGGTGTCACTGTCCTCGGTGCAATACGCAGACAGATATGTTCCTGCGTACAGGAGAAAGACTTCAATGAATTTATCATGTTGAAGTTGCTCACATAGTTCCTGCATTATTCAGAAGCAGAGCAGAGCCACTGAGCTGTTTTGATGAAGCAGAGACTAAACTGAGGTTTTTTTATGCTGGAGAAGGGTTGTGTGGCTACGTGGGTGttcctcttttacacacacacacacacacacaaatacacacttccCCTTCGAATCTCAAAACATTTCAAAGCTTTATTCAAAGCTTTGCTTTGTACCAAAGTATTCAGAGTTTTCTATAGCAAATGGAAAGGACTGGAAGATTATTTACCTGGTTTGCACATGCTACAGCACTTCTTGCCTTTCCAGAGGTACTGATTTTGAGCGCATGTTGGTTTGGCGTGTTTTCTCtgcaacaaaaataatatacgagtacatttacatttacatttacagcattttttacaGACGAGTACAAAATGTTCAATCATGGGAGTTTAATCTGATAACTGATTACACTTAAACTGCAATGTTTTCTATTAAAATTCacaactttgtgtgtgttttcctgtgtgttaAATTCTAAAGCAATGTCATGCTATGATGTGAGATGTTATACTATTCGAAATGTAACCGATACGGTCGCTACAAGACCCTTCacagaacatactgtacacgcTAAACCTCTTATAGTGTCAGAATCAAGTCTCGTGAGGTCTCCTGAGGTCATGACCTCAGAGAGCGTACAGGGTTTATAGCCACTAACCACTTCCCTGCTGATACCACAAAAAAAACGTGCACTGGTTTTTACCCCTAGAACAGTTTCATCTGTTAACTAAAATGCAGAGTAGTAACATCCAAACTAAGGCACTGAATCGCCAAGATCAGCAGAAAGGAGCGGACAAGCCACGTGTTCCACTTAGTCGACTTTTTTAATGAGCTGCAAACGATATTTGGGTTCAATTCCAGAAACCCGGTTTGGCGTGGCCACCCAGTGAACTTTgtaatttagttttattattattttttatacagtggTTATCacagaaataacagaaatgaTTGAACGACTCTCTAAGCCTCTGCAGACTCTAATTAAACTTACattcgtttttatttatttgccagaAGCCTTTATCCGAAGCGACTCATGGGTCAAGCCGAATCCAATCGGAGCATAAAGTTCCAATAATCGCTGGGAGTTGACCTCACAACCTTCGATAGCCCTCGACTTTAACAGCCGAGCTTTCCAGatgatttaaaactttacaGAAGTGAGTTGTTAGTATTTCCTGATGAACTTTATTTCCACTAGATTGTGGTTTAAACATctagaagagaaaaaagcatCCTGGAATATTTCTGGAATGAAAGGCTTTCATCCATTTCATCTTATTTCATCCATGGTATTCAAATATTCATTGATGATTTCCACTGTGTTGCATAAATGCATGTTAATTAGTggtttgtacatttacatatcATGTAAATAATTGAAGCCATAacctgagaaataaaatgatttagaaAGACAAATCATACAAATCTAAACATATTAATGTTTAGagttgcttttctgctcaccacaagtTTTGAGTtgctacatatacagtacagtcatCCTGTAAGTTTCAACCAAAGATTCTGGCTGCAAAACTGCTGCTTACTCGACGTTCTTATGGTTTTCTTTCTCACACTATTCTGTGTAACctctagagactgttgcatGTGAAACTCCAAGAAATCAGACATTTCTGATCTGAATAACAAATATGCAAATCTGCCTGATGAGCACTAACAACCATgccttaaatattttaaagaatttaaggtaaaggtaaatattttagaattattatgTTTGAGTaaggtgggcacggtggcttagtggttagcacgttcgcctcacacctccagggttgggtgtttgattcccgcctccaccttgtgtgtgtggagtttgcatgttctccccgtgcctcaggggtttcctccgggtactccggtttcctcccccggtccaaagacatgcatggtaggttgattggcatctctggaaaaattgtccgtagtgtgtgagtgcgtgagtgaatgagagtgtgtgtgtgtgtgtgccctgtgatgggttggcactccgtccagggtgtatcctgccttgatgcccgatgacgcctgagataggcacaggcgccccatgacccgaggtagttcggataagcggtagaagatgaatgaatgaatgaatgaatgaatgaatgaatgtttgagtaagctgccactgttgggcccttgagcaaggcccttaaccctctctgctctggaggtgctgtatcatgactgacccgaTATTACATGACtgatatgtgacaaaataaaggcttctattcagCCGAGGAAACACTTTCTTTGTAGGTACTAAATTAACAACAGGGATGTGGAAGCTTAGTGATTAAGGCATTGGATTATAgagcagaaggttgtgagatcaaaTCTCAGGACCAACAAACTGCCACTTCTtgggccctgagcaaggcccttaaccctcaattgcttagttgtatgaaataagaataaaaatgtataaggAAAGAataataagggtgtctgccaaatgtaatAAGATCATGTTTTGATGTATTATACATAAGCATTAATTTCACTATAAACATGTCttagaaaaataaagtgtgtaaaggTTTGACTGGAAGTGTATCAATATAACAACCTCTCTTGTCCAATTGTATGCTTTGTGCTATGATAGCATAAGTAAGCCTGGAGACATGTTTCATTGTCTGTGTGGTTTCAGAGCCTGGATTCAAACGAAGCGTGAGAATGGAGACAGGAAACCCAAAGGAATGTCCAGAACTCATTTCTTATCCCTCTGCATCCAACAAGCAGGGTATAACAAGCGACATGAAATATTTGTGTTGACTAAATATATAAGAACATGGTCAGTGACACCCTGAATAATTACATGGTAGAAAATAAGCATACAACGGTGACTGTTGTCCCAGCATTCAACCGTGTTCAGCTCGTCTTTCCAGAAACCGCTATATCATTTCAATCAATCTTGTGTTACAAATTGGGTGccataagagagagagagagagagagagagagagagagagagagagagagagacagagcgagagaagTAGTTTTGTTTGTCAGTATTGGATCTCTTGTTTGAAACAACAGTATTACAGTCATGTCCATCACTCACGCAAGAACAACATGGTGCATTTTAAAAACCAGTTTTCCTCCAACCGCAGAGTTTGCATAACTGCTACGGTGAAAGTTTAGACCTACTTAATTTAAAGCCTTGTCTATCAATGcaatgcatgtcttttgttTAATTACAAATTTAGGACTACTTGCAATGTGCACCTTGTGCTTAATAAACGTGTCAAAACAAAACTTCAGTGTGGCCAAACCTTCTCATTCCTGTGAGAATCGCCTTCTCTGAATCGCTTCATCTCTCCGATTCGGTGCCGTCTGTCGAGCACAAGTTCAGACCCGCAGGTCTGTGATGCAACGTTAAGCAAGCTCACATGCTTTTCCCTCAAGGGTGCAAGAGATAAGCAAATTACACAGCTATTCAGTGACGGAATAaaggaaaaatgaatgaatgaatgaagagctATCAGTTTAAGTAACTTTCTAAGACTTTGAAGCTACAGATTTGATGATCAGGggatgtttttaatttaatgataGTTTTGAAGAGCTGGGAGTTTTTGAGTTACAGTTTTATCTTTACAGTAAACAGTGGACAGTGACAGGTTCATGCAAATTCATACATTTGATCAGATACTTAAAGACTGGAGGCATGCGTGTCAAACTGAAAACAAGGTTCAGGTCATCCTGGTGTGCAAACGAACGTGGCTTAAAAGTTTTGAAAGTATGGAAAAGTGACATCTTGGGACCTCAGGCGTttgtgatttattcatttttgtgatttttgatttattcattttttgagTATTTTGTAATTATTAGCCGTTTATGGCCTGGACATCTGAATCCAAGATTTTTATCATGTATAACCTTTGACCCCCTAGTTTAATGGAGCAAACATGAAAATCTGTACATTCATTCAGATAAAGAATCCTACTGAGTATGATCGCAAAAtcaatcccccccccccacacacacccacacacatacacccacacacacacactgtaatgcCAAGAAACACTTCCACATGTCAAGTTCccaagttaaaaaataaatacacaaaaaaagaggctgGATGAGActtcagaaagaaagagagagagagagagagagagagagagagagagagagagagagactaacagAGTGATCTGGACTCATTTACAGCCTGTGGTTGCATCTGGATGTAAACCAACATCCACTGATTCCAGTAAAACAGTGCAAACAGCTCTGCACTTTAACTCCTTGTAATGACCATCTCATCTCCATCATCTAATGATCTCTGACAGAAATCCACGTGATTAAGCACAGATCATGAAGCACACATGACACATGAGGCTAATAtgcatgaaagaaaatgaataaacaatgaaGAATCTTACCTGGATACACAAGGCAAAGACCAGGCAGTAGATCCAGCCTCGAAATATCCAACTGGTGGAGAAATAAGCTctcatgatgtgtgtgtgtagtttatacaGTGACCAAGTAAGATCAGTAAAACAGTTGTGTTTGTTCTCTCCCAGGCttctgctccgtgtgtgtgtgtgtgtgtgtgtgtgtgtgtgtgtgacaggatgCCCTTAAAGTATGTTCAACTCCCACATACAGCAGTGGGAACTTCACCATACAAACTCCTCCTAGTTCCTCTAACAGCTAGAAGGGGAGGGGCAGATCTGTAAGTAGGCGGGGTTTCCACATTACGTGGGCGGGCCCCATTCTGAACCGCTTTGCTATTGGTGCAATGCAAAAGTATGCAAATGAGATTGCTCCACCTTCGATGCCCCGCCTTCTAAAGAGTCAAacccttaaaaaaaataaataaacaccataagctgaacatttttgtatataacattagtagcattttttttatgttttttttttgccattcatGTTATCataattacttattaattatGTATATAGAGCAACATTGAGTTCTGAGCACAAGTAGTCAATTAGTCAGtattaaaactttaattaaaatttaaaaaaaaaagaaacacttccACATGTCAAGTTCccaagttaaaaaataaatacacaaaaaggaGGCTGGATGAGACTtcggaaagaaagagagagagagagagagagagagagagagagagagagagagagagagagagagagagagagagagagagagagagagagagagagagagaatatgagacagacagagagagagagagagagagagagagagagagagagagagagagagaatatgagacagacagacagagagagagagagagagagagagagagagagagagagagagagagagagagagagagagagagagagagagagacagagagaatatgagacagacagagagagagagagagagagagagagagagagagagagagagagagagagagagagagagagaatatgagacagacagagagagagagagagagagagagagagagagagagagagagagagagagagagagagagagagagagagacagagagagagagagaatatgagacagacagacagagagagagagagagagagagagagagagagagagagagagagagagaatatgagacagacagagagagagagagagagagagagagagagggagacagagagacagagagaatatgagacagacagagagagagagagagagagagagagagagagagagagagagagagagagagaatatgagacagacagacagagagagagagagggatagagagagagacagagagacagagagagacagacagagagatttgAACACTACTAAACACTACTAAATACAATGATTGTTAAAGTGGGGTTCATAAATCAGATCCAGGGATCCAATCATTTTTATGATGTTAAAGTAGTGAAAATTACAACCCACAATAACAAGTTCTTATGTTTATTATAGACGTAATTAGTTATTGTGATGAATAGTTGCCTTTGACCAGTTGCTTGAACTGAATGTGTTTAATCTGAAGCTAAATATCTTCAATAACTTAAATATAATAgcaaatattaatgcaaacatggTCTCTGAGTGGAAAATGCTTTATATTGTATGTGAATCTGAGCTGGTCAGTGGGAGCTTTACAGTGATGCCCTACAGTTGAATACTGTTGATAGATAAGGCCAAGTTAATTGCCCTCATTTAATATAGAGGTAACTTTTATACTGTTCTTAAGACAGCCAGAGACACCACCAGTTGCTAAGTAAAAACAGATCTGTGTAACCACATGATTATTATGTTAGTGGTGAAGTGAGATTGTGATAGGTAGACAAAATAAGGTGTATGtccttgtgttgtgttgcatcTAATGTTAGTGATATTATGCAATGCGTACATATGTGAGTGTATttaaaagagctttttttttttttaaattgtcattTGTCTATTAATCTATCATCATTTTtatgattaaaatgataaaatattactccacggggggggcacggtggcttagtggttagcacgttcgcctcacacctacagggttgggggttcgattcccacctccaccttttgtgtgtggagtttgcatgttctccccgtgcctcgggggtttcctccgggtactccggtttcctcccccggtccaaagacatgcatggtaggttgattggcatctctggaaaattgtccatagtgtgtgattgcgtgagtgaatgagagtgtgtgtgtgtgccctgcgatgggttggcactccgtccagggtgtatcctgccttgatgcccgatgacgcctgagatttgACGCCTGACgactgagcacaggctccccgtgacccgaggtagttcggataagcggtagaagatgaatgaatgaatgaatgaatgaattactctACAGAGGACAGAACCATAAAACTGGCTCTTTTAAATGAACCAGATTagattatttcattatatatatatttaataaacaaacattacattacaggtAAAAAGACATGCAATTATAATCTGTACCAGCGTCTATTATACAGTACTTTTCCTGACAATGATAACATGTCAGGGCAGCAGAGGATGATCAACAGTTCATCCATAACAAGACCTCATGGATCATGTATGGGCAATTTAGCAACATAGCAACCCATCATCCATTATGTTTCGGTAGATGAGAGGAAAACTGAGGTCCAAAACTCCTTGTGAACTACAACCCGGGTTTAGTGATTGACTGGAGCTCGACCAGAGTCCCTGTTTCAAGGATCACGgatctttatttgtcacatgcatattacatactgtacatgcaatgTAATGGAATTGTTTTCCTGTAGCTACTCGTCCCGCAGTGAAACAACAGAACCAACAATAAACTAAGGACATAcccaaacaataaaaaaaaaaaatcgaatataatacacatatagTAAAAGTCTATGGAGAAATGTAACGAGGACGAGAAGCATGTAATTGACCGTATACATTAGTacacagtgtgtaatgtttttccccgatagtgcagtgtgtatgtgaatcagtgtgtgagGTATGTGAGTGAGGAATATGTGGACTCCTTCAAACGTCCTTGTTCGGTAAATAATATCTTGAGCTCTGGTTGTTGTCTACTTGGAGTACGAACTGCGTAGGTTTTCTCCAGgctctccggtttcctcctacTGGCTATGTAACATGTAATATTGGCcataggtgtgagtgtgtgtgaggttgcgTGTGTGGTGGAGGATCCACCATGATCCTGTCagtaaagataaatgaataaaaatatttgctcTGTTTCAAACCACTTTATTGCAATACAGAGCCAAAATTTCTGTAACTCTGGAACAAATGTCAAAACCATTTTGCTGGATAACGTTATTAAATACCACCAAAACCAATAATAGCTTCTCTTCCCGTACGTCCATTGAAGCGTCTCTGATGGTGTAAACAAGCTGGTACAGTCAACTCCATTAGAAACTATTACAGTAAGCTCATTTAAGCAGTTTCAGCCCACATTTCGAAACACCTTATTCCAGGTCTGACAAAGCCCTTTTTGTCTTTAATATCATAAGCCGACACAAACGGTAGATGACAGAGATAAAATTTGATCTTAATCCTTATCTCGTAAACCTACCACCTGCCTTTGCTTTGCACCTGTCTACCAGGGTGGATAGGGGCCCTTCCCATCCAGAGTTTAATGAACTGCTCTTCCTAAGTCTTTCAGCCTCTGGCATTGTCCTTCACACACTTCGGCTCCTCCTGCGAAACCATTACTGCCTGATTTGAATAACTGTCAGCTAAGGTGCTGGGAGACTtggcttcttgtttttttttcctgctggtGATCTCTCACCTTAAGAAGAGTTGTGCAACACTACATGCAAATAAGCACATTCTCTGCTTGTTCATATAAAAAGATGATCGTATTTcaagatcagattttttttttgttacgaAGTATAAAAACACATTCGGAGACTTCTGCAACATTTGTGGGTTTCTTTCATGGAGTCAAATATGGATcaa encodes the following:
- the tnfrsf11a gene encoding tumor necrosis factor receptor superfamily member 5 isoform X2; protein product: MRAYFSTSWIFRGWIYCLVFALCIQRKHAKPTCAQNQYLWKGKKCCSMCKPGTYLSAYCTEDSDTKCRPCGKNEYQSQYNTEEACLPQKFCDEGKGFFRPTPSSNTELESCRCRDGFQCTTTYCEFCDKIKPCPPGQGLAGEPGKQSCKECDYGYFSDSNSAEACKKWTDCKAISKTEEKPGSAEADVVCGPPFEPSTSWVIVAIPCAIIIIFAVILSCYKEKINILSVNLRTCVQNIKQSRIQQETLTPPYHSNRPLYEITSQEDEGTTEYLSMCSKANCDSLGLDKAQGNKKTTHSSQLERDQADGSSGSSSEGSEGPGSPLPGSSCSCLIMKEPMEVGENEDCSELVATGLAVCCSCAQGENVVAQPRKEGDVSLKESPLCGNCYTESLPGCLQGSQELYLDYSSAAGKEVTSEVRDIQSDTSTFDRKEPQCCSIDSTVVLSSLSTSNNQGLPLISRADNNQPKADVDLEIQSQSSEAALTCGDRKQQHHIHLHRPGDELHG
- the tnfrsf11a gene encoding tumor necrosis factor receptor superfamily member 11A isoform X1, with the translated sequence MRAYFSTSWIFRGWIYCLVFALCIQRKHAKPTCAQNQYLWKGKKCCSMCKPGTYLSAYCTEDSDTKCRPCGKNEYQSQYNTEEACLPQKFCDEGKGFFRPTPSSNTELESCRCRDGFQCTTTYCEFCDKIKPCPPGQGLAGEPGKQSCKECDYGYFSDSNSAEACKKWTDCKAISKTEEKPGSAEADVVCGPPFEPSTSWVIVAIPCAIIIIFAVILSCYKEKINILSVNLRTCVQNIKQSRIQQETLTPPYHSNRPLYEITSQEDEGTTEYLSMCSKANCDSLGLDKAQGNKKTTHSSQLERDQADGSSGSSSEGSEGPGSPLPGSSCSCLIMKEPMEVGENEDCSELVATGLAVCCSCAQGENVVAQPRKEGDVSLKESPLCGNCYTESLPGCLQGSQELYLDYSSAAGKEVTSEVRDIQSDTSTFDRKEPQCCSIDSTVVLSSLSTSNNQGLPLISRADNNQPKADVDLEIQSQSSEAALTCAQVTGNNNTTFISTGQVMNFTGDVIMVYVSQTSLGSSGDEEPYASPVQEQSAECGFQNMPKSYQHAEEHERHIPVQEMTNQRLQLNLSV